Below is a window of Quercus robur chromosome 6, dhQueRobu3.1, whole genome shotgun sequence DNA.
attcacaacattttcacaataaatcataggtggcaggttgttagttgttattatgggtggaaaaaaaataatttaagttttgaattcaaatttgaaccaataacaacttatcacttataatttattgtgaaaatattataaaaatgttatagaaataacacttctctttttattttcgtTTTTAATCATGTCAAGGCCAAATTTTCCGCAAGTGGCATCCTCATCCAACCCCAGCCAGGGCCATAGAGGACAAGCGCTAGGCAAAACAAGTAGAACGGGCTGAAACTTGGGTTAAACTGGGTCCGAAACGCGGCccaattaaactaatttaatacgGCTGTGTACCTCATCCCGGCATTACACACGTGGCAGCCTGCAAGTCCTTCTCTACTCTAACTGGCAGTTCTGCTTCGATTtgcaaaacccaaaacccataaaaagcaaaacagaaacagaaacaaaaacaaaaacaaaaccaaaaaaaaaaaaacagtaacaTAGTGATAGAGTCGAGGTTATGAAGTGTGTGGAgatgaaattgtaaaaaaagttcaagaatttaagaaaaaaaaaaaagaatgaagagtTTGGTGCTTCATTCACCATTCATTTCAAGAGGGAAGAAACTTCCTTTGTTAACAGCTTTGGTTGACACTCTACCATGCTCCGCCACCATATCTAGAAAGACCATCTCGCCCCCGTGTAAGCTTTCctcaaatttttcttcatttttagttgaaaattcttttattttttttattttataaaatttttattatacagaATTAAGTTGCTCACTCCAAGGAAATACTTACTTCATATGGTTTAGTTTAGAATTAAATTTGGAACATGTGGAATTTGAGATGGCGAACTGGGTGTGTAGAATTTGaagttcttttgtgtttttgttaaattagtTGGATTTTGGTGGAATTTGAGCTATCTGGGTTGGGAGAATTTTGAGTAAATTTGGGTATGAATCACCTCGgttatggtaaatttaattaggTGGAGTAAATGAACTTGGGTTTGGTGTAGTCAGTTGGCATAGATTAGTCACGGTAGAAGTTGCTTGTTTAATTTAGATCAAATGGGTATTGGGTTCACTGCTAGATGATGCATATTTTGCTATAGTTGAGTTGATTATTCCATCTAGTGTTGTAACTTCTTCCAAATCTATGCCCTTACGTCTGTCTATCTATCACTcgacataatttttgtttgccTTTATGGTTatatggcattttttttattaacatatTCCCTGACTGATTGATAGTAAGATGTAGAGAGATATCAAGGTTGAACTTGGAGTGTGGCAAATTCCGAGCCCAAGCATCAAATGTTAGTATTGGACCTGGAAGCTATGAAGGCCAGGGAGGAGAAGATGACCAGAAAGTCTTTGCCAGTGTTCCACCCAGTAACAGTTCATCTGAAATGTGAGTTATATAAGATTGGTTAATATTAAAGATGCTAGAAGATTGTAATTTTCAGTAActgtttttctaattttttagatgacatatttctttcttcttcttttttattttattttattttattttttttttttttttttttttattttttttttttttctagataagTTTGAGATGATAGTGTTTTTATCTTAGAAACATGCCAGTATATAACTTTTGATGTGAAACTTAAACCAGAAGGAAAATGTGAAACTAATTCTGCACTCTACAATTTCTAGTGCATAAGGATGTTATGAAAGTTTTGAGATGCATTTCTTTTGCGTAAGAATCAGTGAAACGATTTGCATGCTAGAATAGAAGTAAGATTTTTAAGTTACCttgctttactatttttttttcccgaaATGTTACAACTTCAATTCCAAAATGGGAAGCTAGTAACCTTCTGCAATTTGTAGTAGTTACTttaatctgttttttttttaataaaataaaaaagtatttgaaCATTATTTGAACAAGTAGACAAACAGCTTTTCCAATGAGCTCCCCTCTAAGAGAAATATATCTTATGAATGTAATTAAAGGAAATATAAACAGCATAATTTTTGGCCTCCACTCCCCCCCACCCCTTCTTTTTGTGGATCGAACATTTGCAAAGCATCAAGTGAAGTTCTAAATGTTGGGGCACCTCGTCACATTTAATAATGTTAGAGATCTGATTGTAGGTTTGCTCtgataaaaatttaattgtaggattgaatttaaaaaaccaaaatttctgTGTGATATTTAAAGACCCTTAATGGTTCAAACCTTGCTGATATATGTAtatcattttctattttgttcAATGGTCTTATATTTCATCTATTTCAATGCATCTGAAATTTTGTTCAATGGTTTTATAGTTCATCTATTTCAACTGTCTATGGACCATAATAGTCAGCTTAACTCAGTCCATACTAATCTATATATCTTTCATGATTTGGCAGTGAGAAGCCTCCTAATCGAATGCCTTATCCTCTCTCTATAGCTCTTGTACTGTTTGGATGTGCTTTAGTGTTTTCACTGGTTAACTTTGTGAAGGGAGGACCTTCATCACTTTTAGCGGCAATTGCAAAGTCAGGCTTCACTGCTGCATTCACATTGATATTTGTGTCTGAAATTGGAGACAAGGTAAATAAAATAGCATAGAATAAATGACATGTCTTGTTACTGTTTTTGATTCATGCTACTTGGGAGCTAGTTCAATTTATGTAGGGTTTGGTTAATGTTTGCCCTTAGGGTTAAccatccattttaggaaagttttcctgggaaattgaaaaagctgtcaaaacagtgaattacttttttatttttccataaaaagtttcctaaaatggattacTAATatatgccctaagggcacacgtTAGTAAATCCCATTTATGTATGGCTATCAGTGCTCATGTCTTCTTATTTTCTGGTAAATAGTTTCTATTAGATAATGCAATTCTAGAGAATACTTGGAAATCCCTTAATTCCACTTGTGAAGGATTTGGTTCATGATCAATTGAAACTATCATGTGTCTTTgctacaaaagaagaaaaatgatatgcACTTGTAACTGCTTAAACTAAAATTCCCTATCATTCTTATATGTTGGGGGACCTCTCATCTCCTTGTCTTGCCCTCCCATTTTAATGTAAATTTTCTCCTTCTCTACTTTCTATTATTTCAACCCTGTTATAGATAGATGGCTTTTCTTTTTGGACTTAGGCATCAGGTTGCTATATGGAGATAAAAATACATATCTTAGGTTCTAAACAGTGTTAGTGGACCATGGGAATACTTCTTGAGGTAATAGATGTGTTATGTAGAAACCTTGAGTGAGGAGTATACCTTCACATTTGCAAGTATGAGACCACATTGGATTTAGTCTATGAGGAAAAAGCAAACAAGTGAAAAGTGATTTCCCAAACATAAAAATGATAGATACCTTAAGGATTTGTGGAAGTCTCAACTGTTTTACCATACATATCTATGTGCTTGTCTTGTTGCAAGCTAGTGTAtctatttttaccattttacattcatgttttcaaaacatggaaaCGCGTAGTTGATCTCCTTTTGGTACCATTgttgtttgagattttttgtGATGAAGACCCAAGATAAACATAATAATCTTTGCAAAAACTGTCCAAGATCAAGTGATGGATGCGAGTGAGGGATAATGTCAAACTTTCATGGCCTACCTAATAGAACTTTTGAAAGAatgtaatgtttattttttttttcagtaaaatGCATGCTCTTTGGCAAAATTTATTGTAGAATGGAGggtgtattattattattgggtaAAAAGGGAACATATTTTTTAAGCTCATCTACTGGCCCACAGTTTTTGTAAATGGTTTTTATAATAtgtaaaattcttttttttaaaagaggaGATAGTTCcatacttatccaaaaaaaagaaaaagagaggagatAGTTCCatacttatcccaaaaaaaaagaaaaaagagaggagataGTTCCAATACACAGGAAGTGTATCAAAACTACTCctgaaaaaaattacaatttgcaACTCAAAAGGtctaaaaaatctaaaaaaaggAGGAATGGATACTGCTTATAGCAGTCATCCGGTCATACAaagatctcaaaaaaaaaaaaaaaaagtttaataacaTGCTGGCCCATTTCGGGTCTTGTTCTTTACACAATTACCTAGGATGAGGCTGTGGAAAGTTTCATTAAATGGGTTGTTGATTCATAAACATGAATCctgaaaatttacaaaataaggGCGCCTTTATTTATTTGCTACTAATACTGAAGATGTTTTCTAAGTAGAAAGGTTTCTCCATTGAGTTGGCTTATTTAAGTAAtcggaataatttttttttttttgtttggcatactaatgtatttatatatcagattttattttcttgtcaaTGACTTTATTTGACCGTATAATTTGACTGATTGGATCTAATTGTTACGGGATGGTATTATGCTTTGGAACCTAATAAGTTACTATTGAAGCTAGTTTCATGTAAAGGATCAAAATTGTGccctcaactttttttttttccttttctctatTAAACAGACATTCTTCATTGCTGCACTCTTGGCCATGCAATACAAGAAAGGACTGGTATGATTTCTCCCTCTCTGTctgtctgtctctctctctcagtgtcTGTATCTACAAACCCTTTATTGTATTGCATTCAAGCCTGTCTATAGAGTTGACAGTCTTTCCCTGtttagttattaattttattttttaatgaatgagaAACTTCTATTGCAAGACAATAAACAATACAAGCAGCTTAAGCACACAAACAAGAATTTACAAATCAACCTGCCTGTTGGAAACAGTAAACCAATGGAAACTCAAGGATCAAAAATGGAGATTGGAAGTCTCCAAAAACAGCATAGCATCCTATCTaaaatggagttttttttttttctctctacaaaATGATTATTGATAATGAACATCATTcatcacacttggaatgaatcTTTTCTGTTTGATTATTCTGCAAATCCTTCATTGTTTATCTTTtatctatttaaaatttgattttgatgtaTCTTGAATTGAAAAAAAGCTTGGATAGAAAGAGTTGCTGAACAAGGTGACAAGCATGAAACTTGTATGAAGAATTCTGAAAATTTCTGTTGCcaaccatttgatttttttttttaatttttagatataattttttctgGGAGAAGATAGAATGGGAAAACATGAAGATGctcaaaccttttctttttgaacGTTGTCTTTTGTAGTAATTTCACACTTGTTTTTAATTCCCTTTTGATCTGTCTTCCTTAATAAATTTGTATCCACTTGAATGAATATGCACTTagattgcaaaaaaaaaaaagaatattgtgTAATTATCATTTAAAGTAATCCTAAACGTTACTTTGCACTGCCATTGGTTTAAGGTATATATAATCACAATTTCTGAGATGGGATGGAGTACTGTACAATTTGCTTCAAATTTTGTGTGGCAATGCCTTGGTCAGCATCTCACAACTTTTAAATAGTGGACTTGTGTTGAGGAAAATTTGGTAGATACATCTACTTAAGTTttcttatcaataaaacttctattacctatcaaaaaaagaaaagaaaagtagtgGGCTCATTTGGGATGCAATCCAGCTACCATCTGTGGGAGTGAAGACTAGAAAGTAGGGTGCCTTGATTTCATTGTGTTGCCATGGCAGAGCTCTCTCACCAaattatttgagagagagagagagagagctatgaATGAAACATGCATGTGTGTGTACCCTTTGAagcaaaataatttgaaaattttcctcTGCCCATATGGCAAATACAGTGCATCAATCAGGTCCCTTCTGGTTTTAAATTGGCTTGCAATCATGTGGGATTGGCATGCCTTCTATTCAGTGAAATAGATCAATTTAGTAAATGTCAGATTCATAAGTGATTCATCtgacaaaataaatataattaaaatgtcCTCCATGTATTTAGAAACTACATTGCATTCCCCTTCCCATATAGAAGGCTTGTCAATGTAACATGGTTGTAATCATGTGTGATTGTCATACTTCTTGATCAGGTGGAACTGAATATTACTTCCCTAATCAACCCCATGTGTGCATGCATGCTATGAGAGAATAACAGAGAGAACTAGGTTTGGAGCCACTTCACCTAACCCAATTGCCAACTAGAAAGTCTTGTTATATTAAAGAAATATGCGGTTCATACCCAAGCAAAATGCTCTATTTGAGCTTCTATATAGCTTAAGATGATGCAGAGAATGCAACTATAATTAATGCTGAtggattttatttggtttgtacccattttttttttcattaattgtaACCTTGGAGCCTCTACTTAAAAGCTCCATAAGAACATTGTGGGAcatgttgaattttttatgaacaaTATTACATTGGAATTTTTTCATAAAGCTTGGTGGTGATTCCAGAATAACTCTAGGTGGTGAAGCTTagggtttgttaatttttgagttttagtTCGGTGATGTTGGTTGAGGATTCAGTGGTGGTTTTCAGGGTTTTGGGCAGTGAGGGGGGGATTTGTGCCCATGGGATCATTATAGTTAAGTGGTGCTGATGGGCTGATGGCTTGATGGGTTTTGTCTGGGTGTGTTTTCGACTCTGTCATCAACTGTTGATGAcaacagtttttatttatttattaaatttaggaTGTTTTGGGTTGTTGTTGAGATGTGAATCTGGTTAGCTTTGAGATTTGAATGGTGGTGCCTGTTGGCTGAGTCGCAGTGGTTTGGTGATGGTGGCTTGACAGATTGTGGGTTATTGTAGTTAGTGGGCTTGTATGATTTGGTGGTGGTTAGGTGGTTGCTTAGGGAGTAGATACTGTGAACTAGATTGGGCTTTGCTCTTATACCAAGTTGATGCAGCACAAGTTCAAAAGAAATTGAGGGATGCAAATggaactaaaaaattattggcCTTTTTAGCAGCTAGGTTTTGATAAGGAAAATAATTAAACCATAAACATAGTCCCACATGATCCTCAActataataaaattacattaatagCAAGCAATGTTAGGCTCATAGACTAGTTTTTCAGGATCTTCTTAATCACTCTCCTGCCTTTATACATAAACAATGGGGGTTTTATTGGGGGCATTTGGTAGCAACACGACTAAAGCCTTGAAATTTAGGGTGCGTTTGAATCGACTTCAAACAcattccggaaatgattttccggaaaataggtgtgtttggttggtccggaaaattctattttccggaaattgaaATCCGTTGACCGAAAAAATTAgcctttgaccacggaaatcaATTACCGgctctattttcacttcaaaggatttccggaaaagagagagagagagagagagagcgcgcgcGCGCGAGGGAGAAGACCAGTGGGCGGATCCAGACACAAGCCACAACCCAGATCGCGCGATCGCGATCTCACCGGCGGATCGagagatcgcgatcaacgtcgcGATCTCGCAACGGCGCaatctcgcgaagcgtcgaccgcgccgtcgcgagatcgcgacgttgatcgcgatctcgccttcgcgagatcgcgccggcgagatcgcgatcgcgcGATCTGGGTTGTGGCTTGTGTCTGGATCCgcgttttcctttcttcttttccaaacactagaaaatgttttccggaaaattttttgaaatgcaaccaaacacacagaaatattttccttttccagaaattagcatttccggaaaatatgtattttccggaaaacgttttacggcaaccaaacacagccttaaagTATTTGACTCAAGATTTCAAAGTGAGGGATTCACTAAccatctgatttttcttttcatctttacTAGTTGACACATTACTCATCTTGGGCTTGAATTATGGTGGAGCTATTGGTGGTGTACCACTCGAAGACTGAGGGCTACTCGAATATCGGGTGTCAGGTTGCTTAACAAGCTGTGACTTGCTTTCCATTTCGTAGTTCTGGACAAGGGTTTAGACCTTAGACATGGTCTAGTGTGATGACCTCACTGAGAATTAACTCTTTCCTGTGGTTGTCATTCAAGCCTCTTCTAAACCTACACAATGTCATTATCTCATTTTCGACCAGTTGCATTGCATCTTTGTTTTCCTCTAATTGGGTGATGTAGTTAGCCATGGGTCTATTACACTACCTTAGGTTATCCTACTAGTCTAGGAGGGTGCTTCCATAGGATGAAGGAAGatactttttaaatttctctACTAGTCTGGGAAGGTGCTTCCATAGGATGAAGGAAGATGCTTCTTAAATTCCTCTACTAGTCTAGGAAGGTGCTTCCATAGGATGAAGGGAGATACTTCTTAAATTTCTCCATTTTTATCCAGTCTGTAAAGGCGGGTTGGTTCCTCCTAATGAGGATTTGTTTGATGCTTTCCCAAAAATTTTAGACTATCTATTGGCttcatttttacaaatataacttttttgtcCTCGGATAAGTTGTACCACTCAAAGATGTGGTCCATCTAACACAACCAATCTGAAGGTctaggaaaccaaaaaaatgggTGCCTCAACTTTTGTACATCCTATCACTCTCGAAATTACTAGGCTCCCTAAAGTCATTATAGTTTTGAAGATCTAGCTTATGAAGGTTACCTTGAATGGGATACTGCACCTTCTCGCCCCTTGTTATTGCTTCTCATGTATGGGTCTTCGCCCTCATTCCTGTTTTCAAGGGAAGCCTTTACGgacttttttttgtgtgataaGTAAGCCTTTGCGGACTTCTATAGGGTGGATAGGTCTTGGAGGGTTTTAATCATGGTTTCTAAGGTTTTATTCCATGGTGGGCTGGGACTCAAAACTAGACTGTGATTCAGAAGTAGACTGAGATGTAGTCTTGGAGCTTTTAATGGGTCAAccaaatattaataagtttcATAAGAATGGTAAATCAAATGAAACaagtcaaatttcaaacttgtCCTCTGCTGAGGAAAATTTCTAAGTGGTGCTCTCATCATTTTATACTTCCTATTTAGTCTAGCTCATGGGCAAATGTAGTAGTTTaaattttcttagaaaataatATTCCTGTTATTAATTTATGCCAATATCTTAATTCCTTGATTATTGCTTGGAATGGCTGCATTTGTGTAATGCATAAATGTTGTGATATTCATGCGCCCTAATACTAAACATTCAATGTATTACCCTTGAAACAAGTTCTGAGATCAAAGAAATGTTTATTATACTGCAGATGCCATTTAATAATGTCCACAAACTGATTTTGCAACAAATTTGAGAGTTAGTTTTTCTCACATGTATTTAATCATTGATCAGGTTTTGTTGGGGTCAATGGGTGCTCTTGGACTTATGTCTATCCTATCAGTTGTAATTGGACGGATATTTCATTCTGTGCCTGCTCAATTTCAGACCAGTAAGTTTTATTTATCGGCATCTGTCATCTTGATCAAGTTTGCTTACATGCATAATATTTCTAAACAGCTAACAATATGAGCATATAGGCCATCAAATTGTATTCCTAACacatattgttttcttaaaCATACAATAAAAAACATGTGAATGTGTTGATTTTTCATCAAATCacattattgatttttatagTCTCTGAACTCAACTCAAGTCAGCTTGACAGACAACAAAgctttatataaattttttggtgtAAGCTATATAAGACCCCAAGTTTATGCATTTTGCTTCATCTTGCACTATATCTTTATTAGACCATTGTTTCTTCATGTCCTCAACATATTATGGTATCTCTTGTCCATGtgaaattttcttgaattttctctcCAGGATGGTGCAATTGTTGTCCCTGTTGTACATTAG
It encodes the following:
- the LOC126688472 gene encoding protein PAM71-homolog, chloroplastic, coding for MKSLVLHSPFISRGKKLPLLTALVDTLPCSATISRKTISPPLRCREISRLNLECGKFRAQASNVSIGPGSYEGQGGEDDQKVFASVPPSNSSSEIEKPPNRMPYPLSIALVLFGCALVFSLVNFVKGGPSSLLAAIAKSGFTAAFTLIFVSEIGDKTFFIAALLAMQYKKGLVLLGSMGALGLMSILSVVIGRIFHSVPAQFQTTLPIGEYAAVTLLLFFGLKSIKDAWDLPTNAVKSGDKSSHELDEYVEAEELVKEKVSKRLSNPFEIVWKSFSLVFFAEWGDRSMLATIALGAAQSPWGVASGAIAGHLVATSIAILGGAFLANYISEKLVGYLGGALFLVFAMATLFGVF